CGGCGCTGATCCAGCAGCCCCAGCTGGCGCGCCAGCGTCTCGCCGTCGATCACCCGCACGAGGAACTGCGGGGCGCCCGGGCGCGTGCTCGACGGAGGCAGCTGCTTCGCCTCGGAGCGCACGCCGTACAGCTCCGCCAGATCCTTGCGCACCCGCTGCACGATCTGCGGCGTGTGGAGCTCGGCCTCGAGCGCGATGCGGCCCGAGATCGTGTGGAGCCCGCCCGCGAGACGCAGAATCGTGGCGACCTCGGCGACGCGCTCGCCGGTGCGCTGCACCGGGAACCGTACGAGTTCGCTCTTCACCTCGGGAGTAGACAGCACGAATCGGATCCTTTCGGAGAATGAGGTTGGAGAGGTTTCAGGCGAAACGGATCGCTGATCACTCGCGACCGAGATCGCGGTGGCGCAGACTGACGCTCACGCCGGGCAGTCCGGCGAGGCGATCGGCGAGTTCGCGGGCCGTTGCGACTGAGCGGTGTTTGCCGCCGGTACACCCTACCGCGAGCGAGGCGTGACGCTTGTTCTCCCGCTGGAAACCGGCCAGTACCGGGGTGAGCGCCGCGATGTAGTGGTCGAGGAACTCCTCGGCGCCGTCGCGGCTCATCACGTAGTCCTTCACCTCGGGGTCCACGCCCGTGAGCGGGCGGAGCTCGGGGATCCAGAAGGGGTTCGGCAGGAAGCGCATGTCGACCATGAGGTCCACGTCCGTCGGTGCGCCGTACTTGAAGCCGAAGCTCAGAACCGAGAGCTGCAGGCCGGGCGTGTTGTCGTCGGAGAACAGGTCCCGCGTCGCGGTGGAGAGGTCGTGCACGTTGTAGCGGGAGGTGTCGATCACCACGTCGCTCGAGGCCCGCAGCTCCTGCAGGCGCTCGCGCTCGAGGCGGATCCCCTCGAGCAGGCTGCCGGCCTCGCCCTGCAGCGGATGCGGGCGGCGTACCGACTCGTAGCGCCGAACCAGGATCTCGTCGGTCGCGTCGAGGAAGACGACGCGCACAGTGGCGCTCTCCCGCAGCTCGTCGATCACGTCCTGGATCTCGGCGAAGAGGTCGCGGCCGCGGACATCGACGACCGCCACGATGCGCGGCAGCGCTCCCCCGGAGCGGTCGGCCATGTCGGCGAGCGTCTTCAACATCGAAAGAGGGAGATTGTCGACGACGTACCAGCCCAGATCTTCGAGCGTGTTGGCGACGGTGCTGCGACCGGCTCCCGACATACCCGTGACGATGAGGATTTCCTGCCCGGATACCTGCTCGTTCACGCCGTGTTCCCCTCGTCTGGTGCGCCGCCTGATGCGCTCAGCGATGCCGCATCGTTCGATGCCTCAAGTTTAGCCTCTGCCGGTGGGATGGAGCCGAGGTGGCTCAGGATCTGCTCGGCGAGCTTCGGGCCGAGGCCGGGGGCGGACGCGAGCTCGTCGTGGGAGGCGGCCCGCAGGCGCGCCACCGACCCGAAGTGCTTGAGCAGGCCCTGCACCCGCTTCGGGCCGAGCCCCGGGATCTCGGAGAGGCGGCTCGCGATCGACGTGCTGCGGCGCTGCCGCTGGAAGGTGATGGCGAAGCGGTGGGCCTCGTCGCGCACCCGCTGCACGAGGAACAGCGCCTCGCTCGTGCGGGGCAGGATCACCGGGAACGGATCGGCAGGCAACCAGATCTCCTCGAGGCGCTTCGCGATCCCGCACAGGGCGACGTCGGTGATCCCCGCCTCCTCGAGAGCCCGGGCCGCGGCGCGCACCTGCGGCTCGCCGCCGTCGACGATGAGCAGCTGGGGGCGGTCGCGGTAGACGCCGCTCGGCTGCTCGCCCGACTCGCGGGCGGCGTTCAGCTGCGCGGCGCGGCGCGAGACGACCTGGTGGATCGAGTCGGTGTCGTCGCGGGTCTGCTCGATGCGGTACTTGCGGTAGGCCCCCTTGGCGGGCAAGCCGTCCTCGAAGACGACGAGCGAGGCCACCACTCCCGTGCCCTGCAGGTGGGAGACGTCGATGCACTCGATCCGCAGCGGGGGCTCGTCCATGCCGAGCGCCTGCTGCAGCTCGGCGAGGGCGTCGGTGCGGGCGGTGAGATCCGCGGCGCGCTTGAGCTTGTGCCGGATCAGGTTCTCCCCCGCGTTCAGCACGGCGCGCTCCATGAGCTGCGCCTTGTCGCCGCGCTCGGGCACGCGCACCCTCACCCTGCCGTGCCGCGGCCGCTGCGCGCTCAGCGCCTCCTCGAGCGCGGGGGTGTTCTCGGGCAGCACGGGCACGAGGATCTCGGGCGGCGGTTCCCGCTCGCCGTCGTAGGCCGACTGGATCACCTGCTCCAGCAGCGTCGTGGGCGAATCGTCGAGCTCGACGTCGACGATCCAGCTGCGTTCGCCGCGGATCCTGCCCTCCCGGATGATGAACTGATGAGCCGCGGCCGCGAGCTCGTCGGCGCGCAGGCCGAACACGTCGAGATTGACGCCGGTGCGCGACCCGCTGCCGAGCACGACGGCGTTCTTCTCCATGACGTGCTCGACCGCCTGGGCCTGATCCCGCAACCGCGCCGCGTCCTCGTAGCGCTGCTCGGCCGCCGCGTCGCGCATCGCCCGCTGCAGCGTGCGCAGATGCCGCATATCGCCGCCGGCGAGGAACGAGACGAGCTCGCCTACCCGCTCCCGGTGCTCCTCGATCGTGATGAGCTGAGAGCACGGGCCGTGACAGCGGCCGATCTGGCCGGCCAGGCAGGGGCGGCCGCTCTGCATGGCGCGCTTGTAGTCGGCGTCGTTGCAGGTGCGGATCGGGAACGCGCGCTGCAGCAGCCGGGTGGTCTCCCGGAGCGCCCACACCTTCGGGTAGGGGCCGAAGTAGCGCGCGCCGCGGATCTTCTCGTTGCGCGTGATGATGAGCCGCGGAGCCTCCTCGCGCAGCGTGACCGCGAGGTAGGGGTAGGTCTTGTCGTCCTTGAACTGCACGTTGAAGGGCGGCTTGAACTCGGTGATCCAGGTGTGCTCGAGCACGAGCGACTCGGTGTCGGTCGCGACCACGGTCCAGTCGACCTTCGCGGCCAGCGACAGCATGGTGCGCGTGCGCGGCATCAGCGAGTGCAGCGGCTGGAAGTAGTTGGAGAGCCGGGCCCGCAGGTTCTTCGCCTTGCCGATGTAGAGCACGCGCCCGTGCTTGTCGCTGAACCGGTAGACGCCCGGGCTCGTGGGGATCTCCCCCTGGGCGGGCCGGAACGCGGCGCGATTATCGACGGGCTGGATCAAGCGGACGCCCTCGCGTTCTCGAGGGCCTGCGCGGCGCGCGCCGACTCGGCCGGCTCCCCGGCCTTCGCCGACTTGGCAGCGTCGGCCGTTCTCTCGGCCTTGGCCTCCTTGGCGGTCTCCGTGGCCTTGGCGGCCTTGGCGGCCTTGGCGGTCTTCGTGGCCTTGGCTGACTTGGCAGCCTTGGCGGTCTTCGCGGCCTTGGCCGACTTGGCCGCCCACCCCTCGAGCACCTCGGCGAGGAAGCGGCCCGTGTGGCTCTCGGGGTGCTTCGCGACCTGCTCGGGGGTGCCGGTCGCGACGATCGTGCCGCCGCCGGAGCCCCCCTCGGGGCCGAGGTCGATGACCCAGTCGGCGCTGCGGATCACGTCGAGGTTGTGCTCGATCGTGATGACCGTGTTGCCCTTGTCGACGAGCCCGTTCAGTACCAGCAGCAGCTTGCGCACGTCCTCGAAGTGCAGACCGGTGGTGGGCTCGTCGAGCACGTAGATGCTGCGGCCGTTCGAGCGCTTCTGGAGTTCGGTGGCGAGCTTGACGCGCTGCGCCTCGCCGCCGCTGAGCGTGGTCGCGCTCTGGCCGAGGCGCACGTAGCCGAGGCCGACGTCGACGAGGGTCTTCATGTAGCGGTGGATCGAGGAGATGGGCCTGAAGAACTCCTCGGCCTCGGCGATCGGCATGTCGAGCACTTCGGAGATGTTCTTGCCCTTGTAGCGCACCTGCAGCGTCTCGCGGTTGTAGCGCTTGCCGCCGCAGGCCTCGCACGCGACGTAGACGTCGGGCAGGAAGTTCATCTCGATCTTCAGTGTGCCGTCGCCCGAGCAGGCCTCGCAGCGGCCGCCCTTGACGTTGAAGCTGAACCGGCCGGGCAGGTAGCCGCGGGTCTTCGCCTCGGGGGTCTCGGCGAAGAGGGTGCGGATCTTGTCGAACACGCCGGTGTAGGTCGCGGGGTTCGAGCGGGGCGTGCGCCCGATGGGGGCCTGGTCGACGTGCACGACCTTGTCGAGGTGCTCGAGGCCCGTGACGCGCGTGTGCTTGCCCGGCACGAGGCGGGCGCCGTTGAGCTGGTTGGCGAGCACGCGGTACAGGATGTCGTTGACGAGGGTCGACTTGCCAGAGCCGCTGACGCCCGTGACGGCGGTCATGACGCCGAGCGGGAAAGTGGCGTCGACGTTCTGCAGGTTGTTGGAGCGCGCCCCCACGACCTTGAGCTCGCGGTTGCGATCGCGCTTGCGGCGCTTCTTCGGGGTCTCGATGCTGCGGCGCCCCGCGAGGTAGTCGCCCGTGATCGAGCGTCGGTTCTCGATCAGTTCGCCGTACTCCCCCGAGTGGACGACCGTGCCGCCCTCGACGCCGGCGCCGGGGCCGATGTCGACGATCCAGTCGGCGGCCTCGATGGTCTCCTCGTCGTGCTCGACCACGATCAGGGTGTTGCCGAGATCCCGCAGCTTGAGCAGCGTCTCGATGAGGCGGCGGTTGTCTCGCTGGTGCAGGCCGATGCTCGGCTCGTCGAGCACGTAGAGCACGCCGGTGAGGCCCGAGCCGATCTGCGTGGCGAGACGGATGCGCTGCGCCTCACCGCCCGAGAGAGTGCCCGCGGCGCGGGCGAGGGTGAGGTAGCCCAGGCCGACCTCGATGAGGAAGTCGAAGCGGAGGCGGATCTCGCGCAGCACCTGCGCGGCGATGCGAGCCTCGCGCTCGGTGAGCACCACCTCGTCGAAGAAACGCTTCGCGTCGGTGAGGCTGAACTCTGTGACTCCCGAGATCGACTCGCCGTTCACGGTGACGGCGAGCACTTCGGGCTTCAGGCGCTGACCGTGGCAGACGTGGCAGGGCACCTCGCGCAGGAACTCCTGCCACCGGTCGCGCTTCGTATCGCTCTCGGCCTCGGCGTACTGCCGCTCAATGAACGGGATGACGCCCTCGAAGCCGCTGGAGTACTTCACCTCGCGCCCGAAGCGGTTCTTCCAGCGCACGTTGACCTTGAAGTTGTTGCCGTAGAGCACGGCCTCGCGCACCTCGTCGCTCAGCTCGCCCCAGGGGGTCTTGAGCGAGAAGTCGAGATCCGCTGACAGGCCCACGAGCAGCTTCTCGTAGTACTGGTAGAGGCTCTTCCCCTGGCTCGTCCAGGGGACGATGACGCCCTCGGCGATCGACAGCTCGGGATCTCCGAGCACCAGATCCTCGTCGACGGACATGCTCGTGCCCAGGCCGGAGCACGCGGGGCAGGCGCCGAAGGGGGCGTTGAACGAGAACGTGCGCGGCTCGATCTCGGTGAGCTGCACCGGGTGCTGATTGGGGCAGCTGAGGTGCTCGGAGAACAGCTGCGTGCGATCCTCGTCGCCCGGATCGCGATCCACGAAATCGATCGCCACCACGCCGCCCGCGAGCCGCAGGGCCGTCTCCAGCGAGTCGGTGAGCCTGCCGAGCGCGCCGGGATCGGCGACGAGGCGGTCGACCACCACCGAGATGTCGTGCTTGACCTGCTTCTTGAGCTTGGGCGGATCGCTCAGCTGCACCAGCTCCCCGTCGACGAGCGCGCGCGAGTACCCGGCGGCGGCGAGATCCTGGAAGAGGTCGACGAACTCCCCCTTCTTCTTGCTGACGACGGGTGCCAATACCTGATAGCGCGTGCGCTCGGGCAGCTCCATGAGTCGATCGGCGATCTGCTGCACGGTCTGCGAGGCGATGCGCTCGCCGCAGACGGCGCAGTGCGGGATGCCGACGCGGGCCCAGAGCAGGCGCATGTAGTCGTAGATCTCGGTGATGGTGCCCACCGTGCTTCGGGGGTTGCGGTTGGTCGACTTCTGATCGATCGAGACCGCCGGGCTCAGTCCCTCGATGAAGTCGACGTCGGGCCGATCCACCTGGCCGAGGAACTGGCGCGCGTAGGCGCTGAGCGACTCGACGTAGCGCCGCTGCCCCTCCGCGAAGATCGTGTCGAAGGCGAGGCTCGACTTGCCGCTGCCCGAGAGGCCGGTGAACACGACCATCGAGTCGCGAGGGATCGAGAGGTCGATGTCCTGCAGATTGTGGACTCGTGCGCCCTGCACGCTGATCTGCGCGTGGGCAGCGGATGAACGAATCGGGGCGGGGGTGGCGGATGCGGCGCTCTTCGAAGTCACTGCTCCATCTTACGTCTGCGCGGCTGAATATTCGAATGTATGTACGAGTGATTTCGCCCCTGGCGCATTCCCGCCCGGGTGTTCGATTCGGTACTCTCCGGGTCGCTCCGCTCGGTGATGCGGGAGAAGGTGTTATCGGATATTATTGACGCAAGCGAACAAAAGGAGTTCTCATGTCGATCGCTCATCTCCCCGCCGAGACTCCGCGGCGCCCGGTGGCCATCCCGGGCCGGTCGGAGCGGGATCGGCTGACCGCACTCATCACTCAGCTCGAAGACGATCGGCTCGCCATGGCCGAGGAGCTGCTCTCGGACATCGTCGCCCACCAGCGGGCAGACCTCAGAAGCCTGACCGGAGTCGAGGTGTCGGCGCTTGCCCGTCTCGGGGTGACGGAGGACGAGCTACGCGAACCCACCTCGTTGCCCGCGAGTCGGCGGAGTCGGCTCTGGGAGCGTCAGCACGCTGAGCGCAGCGTCACCGTCGGCGATGCGGCGGCGATGCTCGGGGTCACTCCCGCTCGCGTTCGGCAGCGCTGCGCTGCGGGCACGCTGCTCGCCCAGCGCCGCAGCGACGGCTGGCGCCTGCCGCTCTTCCAGTTCCCGGACGAGCGCGAATTGCCGGGCTGGTCGTCGGTCGCCCCCGCGATTCCGGCCGGCACTCCACTGCTGGTCGTCGAGCGGGTGCTCACCTCGCCCGCGATGCGCCTGCGAGTCGACGGCGAGGAGCTCGCGCCGTTCGAGTGGCTGGCTCAGGGAGGGGATCCGGATCTCGCCGCCGCAGCGGTCTCCGACGCGCTGAACCGGCTGCCGTGAGCGAGTATCTGCCCGAGCCGGAACCGGAGCTATTCCCGCGGCTCGACGACGACCCTCGGTGGGTGCGGCAGATCCCCGAGGGGACGCTGATCGCGCGCATCTTCCGCGCGAGCGGGGCCTACCCGGTCGAGTGGCACGAGTTCCGATCCTTCGGTCCGCTCGACGGTCGCTTTGATCCGCACCCCCTGCCCGTCGGTGACCACGAGGGCGTCGGCGTGATGTACGGCGTGCTGGAGAGCTCCGTCGGCGCCCCGGCGGGGGCGTCTGCAGGTGATGCTTCGGCCGGTGATGCTTCGGGCGGTCGCCGGACAGTGGACGGCGTTGCCTCGGGCGGAGATGGCGCCGCGAGGGCAGCCGCGAGTTCGGAGATCGGGACGCACGGGGCTCTGGAGGGCCCCTTCGCGGCCGCGCTGCTCGAGGTGTTCCAGGCGCAGCGGATGATCCGGCTGAGGGATGGCGCCCCCACGTTGGCGGCGTTCGAGGTGCGGCGACCGCTGAGGCTGCTCGACCTCTCGGACAGCGACTGGATCACGGTGGCGGGCGGCAACTCGGCGATCTCCTCCGGTGATCGGGAGCGCTCGAGACTCTGGGCCCGCGCGATCGCTGAGCGCTATCCCGAGCTGGACGGCGTGGTCTCGGCGTCGTCGCTCATCCCCACCTCGCGAGTCGTCGCACTCTGGGCCGGCGCCGCCGATGCACTGCCCGAGCACCCCACCGCTCTGCTGCGTCTGGACCGGGACGAGCTGCTGGGGGTCATCGACAGGATCGCCGAACGCTACGGGTATCTCGTGCTGTGAGTTCTATCGCGCGGTGGGTTCTATTTCGCGCGGTGAGTTCTATTTCGCGCGGTGAGTTCGTGCGGCCTTACTCCTCGTACGCGCGAGGTGCCCCCGGTGCCCGGCTCGCGGTGGTCTTGTAGCTCACCACGTTTGTAGAGCGCTCACCAAAGATACGGTCCGGATTTTGGATCGGGATCGGTCTCCGAGGAGGCATCAGTGTCAGTGGTGCTCGGGAGACTGGATCCATGTCTCCTATCCCCTTCTCCCCCGGCGGCGCATCGCACGCGAAGCTGCTGCGGCTCGCCTCCGACCTCGAGGAGGTCGAGCGGGGGCTGCGCGGGCTGGATGCGCGCAAGACGGAGCTGCTGGCCGAGGTGGCGCGCCTCACCGAGGAGGAGCGCGATCAGCTGTCGGCGGATAGCCGCAGCGCGGAGATGGCGCATCGCGCTGCGGCGGCCGAGGTGGCCTTCGTGCTCGGCATCGCGGATCGGAGCGCCGAGCACCTGATGGAGCGGGCCTACCGGCTGCACGAGCAGTACCCGCGCGTGCACGCGTCGCTCGCGGCCGGTCGCATCGCGCTCGCGCACGCGGTGGGCGTCGTTGATGCGGGCGTCGTCATCGACGCCGGTGGGAACTGCGGCGCGGGCGGAGATAGCGACGCGGGTGAAGCTGGTGACGCGGGCGAAGCTAGTGACGCGGGCGGAGATAGCGGCCCCGGCGAGAGCAGACGCGCCGGCGGAGACGCGGAACTGGATGAAACCCGGGCTGCCTACGAGATCGAGGCGCTGACCGTTGCTGAGGCGGAGACACCGAACCGAGTGCGCCGCCTCGCGAAGGTGATCGCCGAGAAGCACGCCGCTCGCACCCTCGAACAGCGCTTCGAGCGGGCCCACTCCGAACGTCGGGTCTGGGTGACGGAGCTGGGCGACGGCATGGCCGAGCTGCATGCGGTAGCCGATGCCGTATCGGTCTACGCGGTGCACGACCGCCTGAGCCGGCAGGCGCACGAGGTGCGGCGATCCGAGGTGCGAGTGCAGCGGGCCGCGACGGAAGCGGAAGAGCTGGGGGCGCCTCGACCGCGGTCGCTGGATCAGATACGCGCCGACCTCGCAGTGGATCTCCTGCTGAACGGAGCGCCCTCGAACTCCAGTGGCGTCGTCGGCCTCGAGCGGCTCGACGCGCGTGTGCAGGTGACGGTACCCGCCTCGGTGCTGCTCGCCTCGGATTACCGCGAGGGCACCGGCCGCGGAGCCGGCGCCGCCGTGCTGGCGGGCTTCGGCCCCATCGACGCCGCCACCGCTCGAAGAGTGGCCGCGGTCGCGGCCGGATGGGACCGGTCGCTGTTCGACCCGGGGACGGGCGAACTGCTCAAGGTCGATCGGTATCGCCCCTCGGCGGAGATCGTCCGCTTCCTCGAGGCGAGGGATCAGTACTGCCGATTCCCAGGCTGCACGGTGCCTCCGTTCAGGGCCGACCGCGACCACACTCTCGACGCCGCCCTGGGCGGCGACACTTCGACCGGCAATCTCGCTCTGCTGTGTCGACGACATCACACGATGAAGCATCATGCGGGAGTGAAGGTGCAGCAGCTCCGCGGCGGTGATCTGCTCTGGCGGAGTCCATCCGGGCGGGCGCGCCGGGACCGGCCGCCCTCCCGGGTGATGTTCCGGGCCGTGAAGGGAGAGGGCGATCGGGGTGGTCCTGGAGAACGATGCGGTCCTGGAGATCGGGGCGTTCCAGGAGATCGGGGTGCTTCCGGAGATCGAGGCGAGTGGGGGGATCGCGGACTGGCCGGGGATCACGGACGGGCCGGAGCATCCGTGGCCGGGGCAGGGCCCGGGTGATCTGGGCAGGGTCCGGGTGATCCGGGGCAGAGCCCGGGTGGCCCCGGGCGGGTCAGACCTGGTCAGCCCCGGACCGGAGCCGCGGCGTGAGTATCGCAGGCTGTGTCACGAGTACCGCAGGCTGTGTCACGAGTACCGCAGGCTGCGTCATGAGTATCGCAGTCCGTGCCATGAGTGCCCCAGGCCCCGCCATGACTACCGCAGGCCGCGGCGTGACGTGTCCGTTTCGTTCTATCGGGCGTGGACAGTGCGGCATACGCTGGCGGCATGACACTTCGACTCGACTTCATCGGTATCGTCACCGCCGACCTCGCAGCCTCGCTCGCCTTCTATCGCGCGCTGGGGGTTGATGTTCCGCCCGGCCAGGAGGATGCGCCTCATGCCGAGGCGCAGCTTCCCGGAGGGATGACGCTCGCCTGGGATCCCGTCTCGACCATTCGAAGCTTCATGCCTGACTTCGAACTCCCCGTAGGAGGCGGTCGGATCGGGCTGGCCGTGCGCGCGGGAAGCCCCGAGGAGGTGGACGGCGCTTATGCCCGGATCATCGAGCAGTATCCGGATGCGGCGCACACCTCCCCCTGGGATGCTCCGTGGGGACAGCGCTACGCGACCGTGCTCGACCCGGACGGCAACTCGATCGACCTCTACGCGCCGCTCGCCTGAGCGTTCCCGGGTGCCTTCGCCCGTTCCTTGCTCCCTAGGCTTTCTTTGCCCCTACCTCTCTTTGCTCCCACCTTTCTTTACTCCTTGCCTTTGTTCGCCCCTACCTTTGTTCGCCCCCCCTACCTGTTCGCGCCTCCGCGAGTCCTTCGCCGCAGCCAGCTGCGAGGGGGTGACGCCGATCACCCGCGCGAACTCCCTGGTCAGGTGGGACTGGTCGGCGTACCCCGCGAGCTCCGCGGCCTCGGCGAGGCTCGCCCCGCGACCGATCAGATCGCGAGCACGTTCCGAGCGCAGCACCCGTCGGAGCGCGGCGTACCCGTAGCCGAAGGTGTGCAACATCCGCCTGCGCAGCTGCCGTTCGGAGTATCCGAGCCGAGCGGAAAGCCGTGCGAAGGGCTCTTCGCGCCGGGCCGCTGCACTCACCTCCGGTATCCACCGCAGGTCGACCCGCGCGGGCTGCGCCGGGTCCAGGTCCATCCCGAGCTCCCGCGGAATCATCGCAGCGGCCTCGCGAAGCGCGCCCGGCACGAGTAGGGATCGCAGGGCGCGCTCGCCGCGCTCTCGGACCTCCTTCGCCAGCAGCTCGCTTGCGGGAAGCACACGATCCCGAGCCTCGGTCGGGTCGATCGCGAGGGCCGCGCCGGCGAACCCCGGAGCGAATCTCAGCCCGACGGTCGGGAGCCGAGCGCTCCCGCGGGCCTCGACCCAGCGAGTGGACGGACCGGCGACGACCAGTTCGTCGTCGCGCAGGATGATGTCTGCGCAGCCGTCCGCGGGTATCCGCGCCGCTGCCCCGCCGGCCTCGGAGACCCACAGGGTGCCCAGGCCGGCGATCGCGATCTCGCGGTACACGCGAGGCCTTACAGGTGCCCTGCCGCGTCCATGCTGCGCAGCTCCCGCTTGAGCTCGGAGACCTCGTCGCGCAGCCGCGCCGCGAGCTCGAACTTCAGTTCCTCGGCTGCCGCGAGCATCTGCTCGGTGAGATCCGAGATGAGCTCTTCGAGCTTTGCCCCGCCCTCCGCGCCGATCGCGCCGGCACGGGCCGCGGCCTTGCCCTTGGCTCGCTGCGGCGACCCGCCCTTGCGCTGCGCATGAGCCCCGGTACGCGAGAGCACGTCCTCGGTGTCTGCCGCCTCGCGCGCGAGCATCTCGGTGATATCGCCGATCTTCTTGCGCAGCGGCTGCGGGTCGATGCCGTGCTCGGCGTTGTAGGCCATCTGGATCTCGCGACGTCGATTCGTCTCGTCGATCGCCTCGCGCATCGACCGGGTGATGGTGTCCGCGTACATGTGCACCTGGCCGGAGACGTTTCGGGCGGCGCGACCGATCGTCTGGATCAGCGACGTCGAGGAGCGCAGGAAGCCCTCCTTATCGGCATCGAGGATCGCCACGAGCGACACCTCAGGGAGGTCGAGCCCCTCGCGCAAGAGGTTGATACCCACGAGCACGTCGTACATGCCGGCGCGCAGCTCGGTGAGCAGCTCGACGCGGCGCAGCGTATCGACGTCGGAGTGCAGGTAGCGAACCCGGATGCCGGCCTCCTCCATGAAGGTGGTGAGCTGCTCTGCCATCTTCTTGGTGAGCGTGGTGACCAGCACGCGCTCGTCGCGCTCGGCACGTACGCGAACCTCCTCGAGGAGGTCGTCGATCTGGCCCTCGGAGGGCTTCACGACGATCTCGGGGTCCACGAGCCCCGTCGGGCGGATGATCTGCTCGACGACGCCGTCGGCCCGCTCGAGCTCGTAGCTGCCGGGCGTGGCCGAGAGGTAGACCGTCTGCCCCACCCGCTCCTTGAACTCGCTGAACTTGAGCGGCCGGTTGTCGAGCGCGCTGGGGAGACGGAAGCCGTGGTCGACCAGCGTGCGCTTGCGAGAGGCGTCGCCCTCGTACATGGCCCCGATCTGCGGCACGGTGACGTGGGATTCGTCGATCACCACCAGGAAGTCGTCGGGGAAGTAGTCGAGCAAGCAGTGGGGGGCCTCCCCCGGCTGCCTGCCGTCGATGTGACGCGAGTAGTTCTCGATGCCCGAGCAGAACCCGATCTGCTCCATCATCTCGAGGTCGAAGGTGGTGCGCATGCGGAGCCGCTGCTCCTCGACGAGCTTGTTCTGCTGCTTGAGCTCTTTCGTGCGCGCCTCGAGTTCTTCGGAGATCGTGCCCATCGCGCGGTTCATGACGTTGCGGCTCGCGACGTAGTGCGACCCGGGGAACACCGACACCGACTCCACCTGCTTGATCACGTCGCCGGTCACCGGGTGCAGATAGTAGAGAGCCTCGATCTCGTCGCCGAAGAACTCGATGCGGATCGCGAGCTCCTCGTACATCGGGATGATCTCGACGGTGTCGCCGCGCACGCGGAAGTTACCGCGCACGAACTCGATGTCGTTGCGCTGGTACTGCATGTCGACGAAGCGGCGCAGCAGCACATCGCGATCCAGCCGGTCCCCCACCACGAGCGGCACCATCGCCTCGTAGTACTCCTCGGGTTTGCCGAGGCCGTAGATGCACGAGACGGTGGAGACGACCACGACATCACGCCTCGAGAGCAGCGCGTTGGTGGTCGAGTGGCGCAGGCGCTCGACCTCGGCGTTGACCGATGAATCCTTCTCGATGAAGGTGTCGGTCTGAGGGACGTAGGCCTCGGGCTGGTAGTAGTCGTAGTAGCTGACGAAGTACTCGATCGAGTTGTTCGGCATCAGCTCGCGGAACTCCGTCGCGAGCTGGGCCGCGAGCGTCTTGTTGTGGGCGAGGATCAGGGTCGGTCGCTGCACCTGTTCGATGAGCCACGCGGTGGTCGCTGACTTGCCCGTGCCGGTCGCGCCGAGCAGCACGATGTCGGTCTCACCAGCGTTGATTCTCCTCGCGAGCTCCTCGATCGCCTGCGGCTGATCGCCGCTCGGCTCGTATTCGCTGATGACCTCGAACGGTCGAACGCTGCGTGTGGTTTCCATGTTGTCGAGCGTACTCCGCACCCCCGACAAATGGGTCGGAGCGGATCGCGTCGCCGGGCTCCCCCGGTTCTCGGCGGCCCTCTGCCCGGCTCTCGGCGATCCCCGGTTCTCGGCGGCCCTCTGCCCGGCTCTCGGCGATCCCCGGCTCTCGGCGGCCCTCTGCCCGGCTCTCGACGGCCCCTCGGCTACCGCCGCCCTCAGCTCTCGCTCGTCACCTCGGCCAGCACCCGGGGCCAGCGCCGATCCAGTGCACGACCTCCGAGAACCGTGCCGCCCCAGACGGCCGCGCAGCCGAGCACGAGCCCGCAGGCCAGGCTGATCCATCCGAGCGCAGGATTCCAGAGCGCGGCGAT
This DNA window, taken from Leucobacter tenebrionis, encodes the following:
- the uvrC gene encoding excinuclease ABC subunit UvrC, with protein sequence MIQPVDNRAAFRPAQGEIPTSPGVYRFSDKHGRVLYIGKAKNLRARLSNYFQPLHSLMPRTRTMLSLAAKVDWTVVATDTESLVLEHTWITEFKPPFNVQFKDDKTYPYLAVTLREEAPRLIITRNEKIRGARYFGPYPKVWALRETTRLLQRAFPIRTCNDADYKRAMQSGRPCLAGQIGRCHGPCSQLITIEEHRERVGELVSFLAGGDMRHLRTLQRAMRDAAAEQRYEDAARLRDQAQAVEHVMEKNAVVLGSGSRTGVNLDVFGLRADELAAAAHQFIIREGRIRGERSWIVDVELDDSPTTLLEQVIQSAYDGEREPPPEILVPVLPENTPALEEALSAQRPRHGRVRVRVPERGDKAQLMERAVLNAGENLIRHKLKRAADLTARTDALAELQQALGMDEPPLRIECIDVSHLQGTGVVASLVVFEDGLPAKGAYRKYRIEQTRDDTDSIHQVVSRRAAQLNAARESGEQPSGVYRDRPQLLIVDGGEPQVRAAARALEEAGITDVALCGIAKRLEEIWLPADPFPVILPRTSEALFLVQRVRDEAHRFAITFQRQRRSTSIASRLSEIPGLGPKRVQGLLKHFGSVARLRAASHDELASAPGLGPKLAEQILSHLGSIPPAEAKLEASNDAASLSASGGAPDEGNTA
- the rapZ gene encoding RNase adapter RapZ translates to MNEQVSGQEILIVTGMSGAGRSTVANTLEDLGWYVVDNLPLSMLKTLADMADRSGGALPRIVAVVDVRGRDLFAEIQDVIDELRESATVRVVFLDATDEILVRRYESVRRPHPLQGEAGSLLEGIRLERERLQELRASSDVVIDTSRYNVHDLSTATRDLFSDDNTPGLQLSVLSFGFKYGAPTDVDLMVDMRFLPNPFWIPELRPLTGVDPEVKDYVMSRDGAEEFLDHYIAALTPVLAGFQRENKRHASLAVGCTGGKHRSVATARELADRLAGLPGVSVSLRHRDLGRE
- the uvrA gene encoding excinuclease ABC subunit UvrA, whose amino-acid sequence is MRSSAAHAQISVQGARVHNLQDIDLSIPRDSMVVFTGLSGSGKSSLAFDTIFAEGQRRYVESLSAYARQFLGQVDRPDVDFIEGLSPAVSIDQKSTNRNPRSTVGTITEIYDYMRLLWARVGIPHCAVCGERIASQTVQQIADRLMELPERTRYQVLAPVVSKKKGEFVDLFQDLAAAGYSRALVDGELVQLSDPPKLKKQVKHDISVVVDRLVADPGALGRLTDSLETALRLAGGVVAIDFVDRDPGDEDRTQLFSEHLSCPNQHPVQLTEIEPRTFSFNAPFGACPACSGLGTSMSVDEDLVLGDPELSIAEGVIVPWTSQGKSLYQYYEKLLVGLSADLDFSLKTPWGELSDEVREAVLYGNNFKVNVRWKNRFGREVKYSSGFEGVIPFIERQYAEAESDTKRDRWQEFLREVPCHVCHGQRLKPEVLAVTVNGESISGVTEFSLTDAKRFFDEVVLTEREARIAAQVLREIRLRFDFLIEVGLGYLTLARAAGTLSGGEAQRIRLATQIGSGLTGVLYVLDEPSIGLHQRDNRRLIETLLKLRDLGNTLIVVEHDEETIEAADWIVDIGPGAGVEGGTVVHSGEYGELIENRRSITGDYLAGRRSIETPKKRRKRDRNRELKVVGARSNNLQNVDATFPLGVMTAVTGVSGSGKSTLVNDILYRVLANQLNGARLVPGKHTRVTGLEHLDKVVHVDQAPIGRTPRSNPATYTGVFDKIRTLFAETPEAKTRGYLPGRFSFNVKGGRCEACSGDGTLKIEMNFLPDVYVACEACGGKRYNRETLQVRYKGKNISEVLDMPIAEAEEFFRPISSIHRYMKTLVDVGLGYVRLGQSATTLSGGEAQRVKLATELQKRSNGRSIYVLDEPTTGLHFEDVRKLLLVLNGLVDKGNTVITIEHNLDVIRSADWVIDLGPEGGSGGGTIVATGTPEQVAKHPESHTGRFLAEVLEGWAAKSAKAAKTAKAAKSAKATKTAKAAKAAKATETAKEAKAERTADAAKSAKAGEPAESARAAQALENARASA